The following coding sequences lie in one Mycobacterium gordonae genomic window:
- a CDS encoding GAF and ANTAR domain-containing protein has protein sequence MAEQSNAASAAPGALTADPATVFAALAEIIYQGSDATQMYAAICVAATLVVPGCDHASLLVKRDDRYVTVGASSRLAHRVDDLERRSGDGPCIDAIEEETPQVEPDLTKPNQWPHFAARLVEETPVRGAMGFRLLIDKRKGAALNLFSEKPNVFDSEAAGRAAVLASFASVAINAIAHGEDATSLRRGLLSNREIGKAVGMLMMLHDMNEDDAFDLLRRHSQGLNIKLADVARKVIESRGNLPDSEEDGS, from the coding sequence GTGGCCGAGCAATCCAACGCCGCTAGTGCGGCACCGGGTGCACTCACTGCTGACCCGGCAACGGTTTTCGCCGCCCTTGCCGAGATCATCTATCAGGGCTCCGACGCGACCCAGATGTATGCCGCGATCTGCGTGGCAGCAACCCTGGTGGTCCCCGGCTGCGACCACGCCAGCCTGCTGGTCAAGCGCGACGATCGCTACGTCACCGTCGGCGCCAGTTCGCGGCTCGCCCACCGCGTTGATGACCTCGAACGCCGCTCCGGCGACGGTCCCTGCATCGATGCGATCGAAGAAGAAACGCCGCAGGTCGAACCGGACCTGACCAAGCCGAACCAGTGGCCACATTTCGCCGCCCGGCTGGTGGAGGAGACACCGGTGCGCGGCGCCATGGGGTTCCGGCTGCTGATCGACAAGCGCAAGGGCGCGGCACTGAACCTGTTCAGCGAAAAGCCCAACGTCTTCGACTCGGAGGCCGCGGGCCGGGCCGCGGTGCTGGCCTCCTTCGCCAGCGTCGCCATCAACGCCATCGCGCATGGCGAGGACGCCACCAGCCTGCGCCGGGGCCTGCTGAGCAACCGCGAGATCGGCAAGGCTGTGGGCATGTTGATGATGCTGCACGACATGAACGAGGACGACGCCTTCGATCTGCTGCGGCGCCACTCGCAGGGTCTCAACATCAAGCTCGCCGACGTGGCCCGCAAGGTCATCGAGTCCCGCGGCAACCTGCCGGACTCCGAGGAGGATGGGTCCTAG
- a CDS encoding WS/DGAT/MGAT family O-acyltransferase: MELIAPADSMFLIGESREHPMHVGALQLFQPPEGADEDFVTEAYESMLGCTDVQPTFRKHPAFLGPVTNLAWSHQREVELDYHFRRSALPRPGRVRELLELASRLHGSLLDRHRPLWEAHLVEGLNDGRYAVYTKFHHSLMDGVSALRLMQRAFTSDPDDDQVRVPWELKPRHRPGGGHKSSPLDTLTDTVRSTAALAPSTLSLARAALLEQQLTFPFRAPKTMFNVRIGGARRIAAQSWPLERIHAVKAAADASFNDVVLAMSAGALRAYLIEQNALPDTPLIAMVPVSLRKEGEAESGGNSVGTVLCNLNTHIEDAGKRIQGISSSMSEQKEVFNQLPKVQQLALSAFMTGGLFLGLIPGFIRTAPPPFNIVISNVPGSKEPLHWRGAQMVGNYPLSITLDGQAMNITVTNNAENLDFGLVGARGSVPHLQRMLSHLETSLKDLERAVGA; this comes from the coding sequence ATGGAGCTGATTGCACCGGCCGATTCGATGTTCCTGATCGGCGAATCCCGCGAGCATCCGATGCATGTCGGCGCTCTCCAGCTGTTCCAGCCGCCCGAGGGCGCCGACGAGGATTTCGTGACCGAGGCCTACGAGTCGATGCTCGGCTGCACCGACGTCCAGCCCACGTTCCGTAAACATCCGGCGTTCCTCGGGCCGGTCACCAACCTCGCCTGGTCGCACCAGCGCGAGGTCGAACTCGACTACCACTTCCGGCGCTCGGCGTTGCCGCGCCCGGGCCGCGTGCGGGAGCTGCTGGAGCTGGCCTCCCGCCTGCATGGCAGCCTGCTCGATCGCCACCGGCCCCTCTGGGAAGCGCATCTGGTGGAGGGTCTCAACGACGGCCGCTACGCGGTGTACACCAAGTTCCACCATTCGCTGATGGACGGGGTGTCCGCGCTGCGATTGATGCAGCGTGCGTTCACCAGCGATCCCGACGACGACCAGGTACGGGTGCCCTGGGAGCTCAAACCACGCCATCGCCCGGGCGGCGGCCACAAGTCGTCGCCGCTGGACACGCTGACCGACACGGTGCGCTCCACCGCTGCCCTGGCGCCGTCGACGTTGTCACTGGCCCGTGCTGCGCTGCTCGAACAGCAGCTGACCTTTCCGTTCCGGGCGCCCAAGACGATGTTCAACGTCCGGATCGGCGGCGCTCGGCGCATCGCCGCGCAGTCCTGGCCACTGGAACGGATCCATGCGGTCAAGGCGGCCGCCGACGCATCCTTCAACGACGTCGTGCTGGCCATGTCGGCCGGGGCCCTGCGGGCGTACCTGATCGAACAGAACGCGCTGCCGGACACTCCGCTGATCGCGATGGTGCCGGTGAGCCTGCGCAAGGAAGGCGAAGCCGAAAGCGGCGGCAACTCGGTAGGCACCGTGCTCTGCAACCTGAACACCCACATCGAAGATGCGGGTAAGCGCATCCAGGGCATCAGCTCCTCGATGAGCGAACAGAAGGAGGTGTTCAACCAGCTGCCCAAGGTTCAGCAGCTCGCGCTGTCCGCCTTCATGACCGGCGGACTGTTCCTCGGACTCATTCCCGGGTTCATCCGTACCGCCCCGCCGCCGTTCAACATCGTGATCTCCAACGTGCCCGGTTCCAAGGAACCCTTGCACTGGCGGGGGGCGCAGATGGTGGGCAACTACCCGCTGTCGATTACCCTGGATGGTCAGGCGATGAACATCACGGTGACCAACAACGCCGAGAATCTCGACTTTGGTCTTGTCGGCGCCAGAGGCAGCGTGCCGCACCTGCAGCGGATGCTCAGTCACCTGGAGACATCGTTGAAGGATCTCGAACGCGCCGTCGGCGCGTAA
- a CDS encoding NAD-dependent epimerase/dehydratase family protein — translation MGLTVAVTGPTGEIGISAVTALEREPAVCRIIGMARRPFDPLSRGWSKTTYMQGDILDRDAVDALVAEADVVVHLAFIVMGSREESERVNLQGTRNVFEAAVKAQKTSGKPRRLVYTSSVAAYGYHSDNPVPLTEDVPTRGSAEHYYSAQKSACEAMLAHLTADSPLEVFVLRPCIVTGPEAPALADAMPWNQLPAPLRVVSKVLQKLKPVLPDPGVPLQLVHHDDVAAAIALAAVAPAPPGAYNIAGNGVVTISDVARALGGRPVRVPAAAASAASAAISRLPFVPSLLEWLHVARASVVMDTTRAQRDLGWHPTHTSAEALESLASAV, via the coding sequence ATGGGACTCACAGTCGCCGTGACCGGCCCGACCGGGGAGATCGGCATATCAGCTGTTACGGCGTTGGAGCGCGAGCCCGCGGTGTGCAGGATCATCGGGATGGCGCGGCGGCCGTTCGACCCGTTGTCGCGAGGCTGGTCGAAGACGACGTACATGCAGGGCGACATTCTGGATCGCGACGCCGTGGACGCGCTGGTCGCCGAGGCGGACGTGGTGGTCCACCTCGCGTTCATCGTCATGGGGTCGCGGGAAGAGAGCGAACGGGTCAACCTGCAGGGCACCCGCAATGTCTTCGAGGCCGCGGTCAAGGCGCAGAAGACGTCCGGAAAGCCGCGGCGTCTGGTCTACACCTCGTCGGTGGCGGCTTACGGCTACCACTCCGACAACCCGGTGCCGCTGACCGAGGACGTGCCGACGCGCGGTTCTGCCGAGCACTACTATTCCGCGCAGAAGTCGGCGTGCGAGGCGATGCTCGCCCACCTCACCGCGGATTCGCCGCTGGAGGTGTTCGTGTTGCGACCCTGCATCGTGACGGGCCCGGAGGCGCCGGCCCTGGCTGACGCGATGCCGTGGAACCAGCTGCCCGCACCGCTGCGGGTGGTGTCGAAGGTGCTGCAGAAACTCAAGCCGGTGTTGCCGGATCCGGGCGTGCCGCTGCAGCTGGTGCACCACGACGACGTCGCCGCCGCGATCGCGCTGGCGGCCGTCGCCCCGGCCCCGCCAGGGGCCTACAACATCGCCGGCAACGGGGTGGTGACCATCAGCGACGTCGCCCGGGCGTTGGGCGGACGGCCGGTACGGGTGCCGGCGGCCGCGGCATCGGCGGCGTCCGCGGCCATTTCCCGGCTGCCGTTCGTCCCATCGCTGCTGGAATGGCTGCATGTGGCGCGCGCATCGGTCGTCATGGACACCACCCGCGCCCAGCGGGACCTCGGGTGGCACCCGACGCACACCTCGGCGGAGGCACTGGAGTCGTTGGCGTCAGCGGTGTGA
- the fdhD gene encoding formate dehydrogenase accessory sulfurtransferase FdhD, whose protein sequence is MGRLTVRRRVTHLAGRHVVTRQETLAVEEPLEIRLNGTPSTVTMRTPGSDFELAQGFLLTEGIIARRADVQAIRYCEGSGDDGVNSYNIVDVTLAPGVEPPSLDVTRNFYTTSSCGVCGKASLEAVRLISRHAPGDDPVTVRAEALRAMPDRLRSAQKVFAATGGLHAAALFEADGTMLVVREDIGRHNAVDKVIGWALERGRVPLAGSVLLVSGRASFELTQKALMSGIPVLAAVSAPSSLAVSLAEESGITLVAFLREDSMNVYTRTDRLD, encoded by the coding sequence GTGGGGCGCTTAACTGTGCGTCGGCGGGTCACCCATCTGGCCGGCCGCCACGTTGTCACCCGTCAGGAGACCCTGGCCGTCGAAGAGCCGCTGGAGATCCGTCTCAACGGCACGCCGAGCACCGTCACGATGCGCACGCCCGGGTCCGATTTCGAACTGGCGCAAGGGTTTCTGCTCACCGAGGGAATCATCGCCCGCCGCGCCGATGTGCAGGCCATCCGCTACTGCGAGGGTAGCGGCGATGACGGGGTGAACAGCTACAACATTGTGGACGTGACGCTGGCGCCCGGCGTCGAGCCACCGAGTCTCGACGTGACCCGCAACTTCTACACCACCTCCTCGTGCGGTGTCTGCGGCAAGGCCTCGCTCGAGGCGGTGCGACTGATCAGCCGGCATGCCCCCGGAGACGATCCGGTGACGGTCCGCGCGGAAGCGTTGCGGGCGATGCCGGACCGGCTTCGGAGCGCCCAGAAGGTGTTCGCCGCGACCGGCGGTTTACACGCCGCGGCGCTGTTCGAGGCGGACGGAACGATGCTCGTCGTGCGCGAGGACATCGGCCGGCACAACGCGGTCGACAAGGTCATCGGCTGGGCGCTGGAGCGCGGGCGGGTGCCGTTGGCTGGGTCGGTGTTGTTGGTGAGCGGACGGGCATCGTTCGAGTTGACCCAGAAGGCGCTGATGTCCGGTATTCCGGTGCTGGCCGCCGTCTCCGCGCCGTCGTCGCTGGCCGTCTCGCTGGCAGAGGAGTCCGGGATCACGCTGGTGGCATTTCTGCGGGAGGACTCGATGAACGTCTACACCAGGACGGACCGGCTTGATTAG
- a CDS encoding deoxyribodipyrimidine photolyase produces the protein MLHQMVLAAQSNPEAAGFILRGIKGIFVAIGSIIAAIICAVVASMKGRSALVWGMLGLFFSLLTLIVVIIIPSKKT, from the coding sequence ATGTTGCATCAGATGGTGTTGGCCGCGCAGAGCAATCCGGAGGCAGCGGGTTTCATTCTGCGCGGCATCAAAGGGATCTTCGTAGCGATCGGCAGCATCATCGCGGCCATTATTTGCGCGGTGGTCGCGTCGATGAAGGGGCGCAGCGCCCTCGTCTGGGGGATGCTGGGGCTGTTCTTCAGCCTTCTGACGCTGATCGTGGTCATCATCATCCCCAGCAAGAAGACCTGA
- a CDS encoding YraN family protein: MTTGNTMTRAQLGAWGEQLALDHLIGLGFVILGRNWRCRYGELDLIACDNARHRVVFVEVKTRSGDGYGGLAQAVTAAKVRRLRRLAGLWLAGQDERWAMIRIDVIGVRIGRRPVPELTHLQGIG; encoded by the coding sequence ATGACGACCGGAAATACCATGACGCGAGCTCAGCTCGGAGCGTGGGGTGAACAGTTGGCCCTGGATCATCTGATCGGCCTTGGCTTTGTGATCCTCGGGCGCAACTGGCGCTGCCGCTACGGCGAACTTGATCTGATCGCGTGTGACAACGCGAGGCACAGAGTCGTTTTCGTCGAGGTCAAAACCCGCAGCGGGGACGGTTACGGCGGGTTGGCCCAGGCGGTGACCGCGGCGAAGGTACGCCGGCTGCGACGCCTGGCCGGGCTCTGGCTGGCCGGTCAGGATGAGCGCTGGGCGATGATCCGCATCGACGTGATCGGGGTGCGGATCGGTCGGCGCCCCGTCCCGGAGCTCACCCATCTGCAGGGCATCGGCTGA
- a CDS encoding YifB family Mg chelatase-like AAA ATPase produces MALGHAFSVAVRGLDGEIVEIEADISSGLPGVHLVGLPDAALQESRDRVRAAVSNCGNEWPQARLTLALSPATLPKMGSVYDIALASAVLSARRKKPWDLLEKTVLLGELSLDGRVRPVRGVLPAVLAAKRDGWPAVVVPADNLAEASLVDGIDVWGVRTLRQLQGWLSGSTDLDRRVVSPAPGDEPWVDLADVVGQSQARFAVEVAAAGAHHLMLTGPPGVGKTMLAHRLPGLLPPLSESESLEVTAIHSVAGLLSADTPLLRRPPFVAPHHNSTVAALVGGGSGMARPGAVSRAHRGVLFLDECAEIGVSVLEALRTPLEDGEIRLARRDGVACYPARFQLVLAANPCPCAPADPQDCICAGAVKRRYLGKLSGPLLDRVDLRVQMNPVRAGAFTVAAGESTEQVRTRVTAAREAAAQRWRPHGFSTNAEVSGSLLRRRFRPSNAAMQPLRKALDDGLLSIRGVDRTLRVAWSLADLAGRGSPGLSEVATALSFRQAGARR; encoded by the coding sequence ATGGCGCTCGGGCATGCGTTCTCCGTCGCGGTGCGCGGCCTGGACGGTGAAATCGTGGAAATCGAAGCCGACATCAGTTCGGGGCTGCCGGGTGTGCACTTGGTCGGGCTGCCGGATGCGGCGCTGCAGGAGTCCCGTGACCGGGTGCGGGCCGCCGTGTCCAACTGCGGCAACGAGTGGCCGCAGGCACGACTGACTCTGGCGCTGTCACCGGCCACATTGCCGAAGATGGGCTCGGTCTACGACATTGCGCTGGCTTCGGCGGTGCTGTCGGCGCGGCGGAAGAAGCCCTGGGATCTGCTGGAAAAGACGGTCCTGCTGGGCGAGTTGTCGCTGGACGGTCGGGTGCGCCCGGTGCGCGGGGTACTGCCCGCGGTGCTGGCCGCCAAACGGGATGGCTGGCCGGCGGTTGTCGTGCCGGCCGACAACCTGGCTGAGGCCAGCCTGGTCGACGGCATCGACGTCTGGGGGGTGCGCACATTGCGGCAGTTGCAGGGCTGGCTGAGCGGGTCGACCGATCTGGATCGACGGGTCGTCTCACCGGCCCCCGGCGACGAGCCGTGGGTGGATCTCGCCGACGTGGTAGGGCAGTCGCAGGCCCGGTTCGCCGTCGAGGTCGCCGCGGCCGGGGCCCACCATCTGATGCTCACCGGTCCGCCCGGTGTGGGCAAAACGATGCTGGCGCACCGACTTCCGGGACTGCTGCCGCCGCTGTCGGAGAGCGAGTCGCTGGAAGTGACCGCGATTCACTCCGTCGCGGGGTTGCTGTCGGCCGATACTCCGCTACTGCGCAGGCCGCCGTTCGTCGCGCCTCATCACAATTCCACCGTCGCGGCACTCGTCGGTGGTGGCTCGGGGATGGCCCGCCCGGGTGCGGTCAGCCGCGCACACCGCGGGGTCCTGTTCCTCGACGAGTGCGCGGAAATCGGCGTCAGCGTGCTGGAAGCGCTGCGAACCCCGTTGGAAGACGGCGAGATTCGGCTTGCCCGCCGCGACGGCGTGGCCTGCTACCCGGCCCGGTTCCAGCTGGTGCTGGCCGCCAACCCGTGCCCGTGCGCGCCGGCCGACCCGCAGGACTGCATCTGCGCGGGAGCGGTCAAGCGCCGCTATCTGGGCAAGCTTTCCGGCCCGCTGCTGGACCGGGTTGATCTGCGGGTGCAGATGAACCCGGTGCGGGCGGGTGCGTTCACCGTCGCGGCCGGGGAGTCGACGGAGCAGGTTCGCACGCGGGTGACGGCGGCCCGGGAAGCGGCCGCGCAACGGTGGCGCCCGCACGGCTTCAGCACCAACGCCGAAGTCAGCGGGTCGCTGCTGCGGCGTAGGTTCCGTCCCAGCAACGCTGCCATGCAACCGTTGCGCAAAGCCCTGGACGATGGACTGCTCAGCATCCGGGGCGTGGACCGCACGTTGCGGGTCGCGTGGAGTCTGGCCGATCTGGCCGGCCGTGGCTCGCCCGGACTGTCCGAGGTCGCCACCGCGCTGAGCTTCCGGCAGGCAGGGGCGCGGCGATGA
- the dprA gene encoding DNA-processing protein DprA, whose amino-acid sequence MNDGCALRAWAYLSRVAEPPCAELTSLVNRVGPQEAAERIRRGQVDDELSRRTAARRDIDQAATDLDVIRRRGGRLVTPDDDEWPLLAFAAFGGTRSKTTMPLVLWAAGPARLDEVTERAAALVGTRAATAYGEHVTAELATGLAQRGVAVVSGGAYGIDGAAHRAALGADGTTVAVLAGGLDIPYPAGHSALLHRIGQHGLVCTEYPPGVRPARFRFLTRNRLVAALSGAAVVVEAGLRSGAANTAAWARSLGRVVAAVPGPVTSSASAGCHVLLRNGAELVTRCEDIVELVGRVGELAPEEPRPTTPLDGLGEAERQVFEALPGRGAATVDQIAVASGLPPERVLGPLALLELTGLAECRDGCWRIVGRRRGRARLV is encoded by the coding sequence ATGAACGACGGCTGCGCCCTGCGCGCCTGGGCTTACCTGTCGCGAGTCGCCGAACCGCCGTGCGCGGAGCTCACCAGTCTGGTCAACCGGGTCGGGCCGCAGGAGGCGGCTGAGCGCATCCGCCGCGGCCAGGTCGACGACGAATTGTCGCGGCGCACCGCGGCCAGACGCGATATCGACCAGGCTGCAACAGATCTCGACGTGATTCGGCGGCGTGGCGGTCGACTGGTCACCCCCGATGACGACGAGTGGCCACTGCTCGCGTTCGCCGCGTTCGGCGGCACCCGATCCAAGACCACGATGCCGTTGGTGTTGTGGGCGGCGGGTCCCGCGCGCCTCGACGAGGTGACCGAGCGGGCGGCCGCACTCGTCGGCACCCGGGCCGCGACCGCATACGGCGAACACGTGACCGCCGAATTGGCCACCGGTCTGGCGCAGCGTGGCGTCGCGGTGGTCTCCGGTGGCGCCTACGGCATCGACGGCGCGGCGCACCGGGCCGCGCTGGGCGCCGACGGCACCACCGTCGCCGTCCTGGCCGGCGGGCTCGACATTCCCTATCCGGCGGGTCATTCCGCGCTGCTGCACCGCATCGGCCAACACGGATTGGTATGCACCGAATACCCGCCGGGTGTCCGCCCCGCCCGGTTCCGCTTCCTGACCCGCAATCGCCTGGTGGCCGCGTTGTCCGGTGCGGCGGTGGTCGTGGAGGCCGGCCTGCGCAGCGGTGCCGCCAACACCGCGGCCTGGGCGCGATCGCTGGGTCGGGTGGTCGCCGCGGTGCCCGGCCCGGTGACATCGTCGGCGTCGGCGGGCTGTCACGTACTGCTGCGCAACGGCGCTGAGCTGGTCACCCGCTGCGAGGACATCGTCGAGTTGGTTGGACGCGTCGGTGAGTTGGCGCCCGAGGAACCGCGGCCCACAACGCCCCTGGACGGGTTGGGGGAGGCCGAGCGGCAGGTCTTCGAGGCGTTACCCGGTCGCGGCGCGGCCACGGTCGATCAGATCGCAGTCGCCTCCGGCCTGCCGCCGGAACGTGTGCTGGGACCGCTTGCGCTGCTGGAACTGACCGGTCTGGCCGAATGCCGCGACGGGTGCTGGCGGATCGTCGGTAGACGGCGCGGCCGGGCCCGACTCGTATAG
- a CDS encoding siderophore-interacting protein translates to MAGRPVQAFDVVSTEQLTPHMVRVVLRSHDFVAFVPSKFTDSYVKLVFVAEDIDPAALPQPLTQDSFAELPPEKRPPVRTLTVRRVDEEAGQITLDIAVHGEHGVAGQWAANAQPGQPIYLMGPSGAYAPDPAADWYLFAGDEAALPAIATALEALPDSAVGMAFVEVAGPDDEIQLTAPDGIAITWVYRGGRADLVPEDRAGDHAPLIEAVTTAGWLPGQVQVFIHGEAQAVMHNLRPYIRKERGVDAQWAASISGYWRRGRTEETFRQWKKELAEAESSEQ, encoded by the coding sequence GTGGCAGGCCGGCCTGTGCAGGCTTTCGACGTGGTCAGTACCGAGCAGCTCACACCGCACATGGTGCGCGTAGTGCTCCGCAGTCACGACTTCGTCGCCTTTGTGCCCAGCAAGTTCACCGATTCCTACGTCAAGCTGGTGTTCGTCGCCGAGGACATCGACCCAGCTGCGCTGCCACAACCACTGACGCAAGACAGCTTTGCCGAACTGCCGCCGGAAAAGCGCCCGCCGGTGCGCACCCTCACCGTTCGACGTGTCGACGAGGAGGCCGGGCAGATCACGCTGGATATCGCGGTGCACGGCGAGCACGGGGTCGCGGGTCAGTGGGCCGCCAACGCCCAGCCGGGCCAGCCGATCTACCTGATGGGCCCCAGCGGCGCCTACGCCCCCGATCCCGCCGCCGACTGGTACCTGTTCGCCGGCGACGAGGCGGCACTGCCGGCCATTGCGACCGCGCTGGAAGCCCTACCCGACTCGGCGGTCGGTATGGCCTTCGTCGAGGTGGCCGGTCCCGACGACGAGATACAGCTGACCGCACCCGACGGCATCGCGATCACCTGGGTATACCGGGGTGGGCGCGCGGACCTGGTTCCCGAAGATCGCGCCGGGGACCACGCGCCGCTGATCGAAGCGGTCACCACCGCCGGTTGGCTGCCCGGCCAGGTGCAGGTCTTCATCCACGGCGAGGCGCAGGCCGTCATGCACAACCTGCGGCCCTACATCCGCAAGGAACGCGGCGTCGACGCCCAGTGGGCTGCCTCGATCTCCGGATACTGGCGGCGCGGGCGCACCGAAGAGACCTTCCGCCAATGGAAGAAGGAACTGGCCGAGGCCGAGTCGTCGGAGCAGTAG
- a CDS encoding lactate 2-monooxygenase — translation MAFGDYQLEIYFQGLAGVAPSLPMAFADLEARAEMAMPPSVWSYVAGGAGDERTQRANREAFDRWGLMPRMFVGAAERDLSVQMFGLTLPTPLFMAPIGVIGLCAQDGHGDLATARAAARTGVPMVVSTLTADPLEDVAALFGDTPGFFQLYTPKDRDLAASLVQRAEAAGYQAIVVTLDTWIPGWRPRDLTTANFPQLRGLCLSNYTSDPVFRAGLQRPPEEDPQGAVLRWAQTFGNPLTWDDLGWLRSLTDLPLIIKGICHPDDARRAIDGGVDGIYCSTHGGRQANGGLPALDCLPGVVEAAGDVPVLFDSGIRSGSDVVKALAMGATAVGVGRPYAYGMALGGEDGVVHVLRSLLAEADLTMAVDGYPALKDLTPDTLRRVI, via the coding sequence ATGGCATTCGGCGACTATCAGCTCGAAATCTATTTCCAGGGTCTGGCCGGGGTAGCGCCCTCGCTTCCGATGGCGTTTGCCGATCTGGAAGCCAGGGCGGAAATGGCGATGCCCCCGTCGGTCTGGTCCTACGTCGCCGGGGGAGCCGGCGACGAGCGCACCCAGCGCGCCAACCGCGAGGCGTTCGACCGATGGGGCCTGATGCCGCGCATGTTCGTCGGTGCCGCCGAACGCGACCTGTCGGTGCAGATGTTCGGGCTGACCCTGCCTACACCGCTGTTCATGGCGCCGATCGGGGTGATCGGCCTGTGCGCCCAAGACGGTCACGGCGACCTCGCGACCGCGCGTGCGGCGGCGCGCACCGGCGTGCCGATGGTCGTGTCCACCCTGACCGCCGACCCATTGGAAGACGTGGCCGCGCTGTTCGGCGACACCCCCGGCTTCTTCCAGCTGTACACGCCGAAGGACCGGGACCTGGCCGCCAGCCTGGTGCAGCGCGCCGAAGCCGCCGGCTACCAGGCCATCGTCGTCACCCTCGACACCTGGATCCCCGGCTGGCGCCCACGCGACCTGACCACAGCGAACTTCCCGCAACTGCGCGGACTGTGCCTGAGCAACTACACCAGCGACCCGGTCTTTCGCGCCGGCCTGCAACGGCCGCCCGAGGAAGACCCCCAGGGCGCCGTGCTGCGCTGGGCGCAGACCTTCGGGAATCCGCTCACCTGGGACGACCTCGGCTGGCTGCGGTCGCTGACCGACCTGCCGCTGATCATCAAGGGCATCTGCCATCCCGACGACGCCCGGCGTGCCATCGACGGCGGCGTCGACGGCATCTACTGCTCGACGCACGGCGGCAGGCAGGCCAATGGCGGCTTGCCCGCGCTGGACTGCCTGCCGGGCGTCGTCGAGGCCGCCGGCGACGTGCCAGTGCTCTTCGACTCGGGCATCCGCAGCGGGTCCGACGTCGTCAAGGCGCTGGCGATGGGCGCCACCGCGGTGGGCGTCGGCCGCCCATACGCCTACGGCATGGCGCTGGGCGGCGAGGACGGTGTCGTCCACGTGCTGCGCAGCCTGCTCGCCGAAGCGGACCTCACCATGGCCGTCGACGGCTATCCGGCGCTCAAAGATCTCACCCCGGACACGCTGCGGCGCGTCATCTGA
- a CDS encoding tyrosine recombinase XerC, which yields MQAVLEEFDEYLQLQCARSAHTRRAYLGDLRSLFDFLAARRADLQTLSLPLLRSWLASAAGAGAARTTLARRTSSVKAFTAWAVRRGLLTTDPAARLQVPKAHRTLPSVLRQDQALAAMTAAKVGAQQGDPLALRDRLIVELLYATGIRVSELCGLDVDDVDNAHRLVRVLGKGNKQRSAPFGQPAADALDAWLSGGRPALVTAESGPALLLGARGRRLDVRQARTVVHQTVAAVDGAPDMGPHGLRHSAATHLLEGGADLRVVQELLGHSSLATTQLYTHVAVGRLRAVHDQAHPRA from the coding sequence GTGCAGGCGGTCCTTGAGGAATTCGACGAATACCTTCAGCTGCAGTGCGCCCGCTCCGCGCACACCCGTCGCGCCTATCTCGGCGACCTGCGGTCGCTGTTCGATTTTCTGGCCGCACGCCGAGCGGATCTGCAGACCCTGAGCCTGCCGCTGCTGCGGTCGTGGCTGGCCAGCGCCGCCGGCGCCGGTGCGGCGCGCACCACGCTGGCCCGTCGCACCTCCTCGGTGAAAGCCTTCACCGCCTGGGCGGTCCGCCGGGGCTTGCTGACCACCGACCCCGCCGCCCGCCTGCAGGTGCCCAAAGCCCATCGAACCCTGCCGTCGGTGCTGCGCCAGGATCAGGCTTTGGCGGCCATGACGGCAGCCAAAGTCGGTGCCCAACAAGGTGATCCGCTGGCCCTGCGCGACCGGCTGATCGTCGAACTGCTGTACGCCACCGGCATCCGGGTCAGTGAATTGTGCGGCCTGGACGTCGACGACGTCGACAACGCCCACCGGCTGGTGCGGGTGCTCGGCAAAGGCAACAAACAGCGCTCCGCGCCGTTCGGGCAACCCGCGGCCGATGCGCTGGACGCCTGGCTGTCGGGCGGACGGCCGGCGCTGGTCACCGCCGAGTCCGGGCCCGCCTTGCTGCTCGGTGCGCGCGGCCGCCGGCTTGATGTGCGGCAGGCCCGCACGGTGGTGCACCAGACCGTCGCGGCTGTGGACGGAGCTCCCGACATGGGCCCGCACGGGCTGCGTCACAGCGCTGCCACCCACCTGCTCGAAGGGGGAGCGGACCTGCGGGTGGTGCAGGAGTTGCTCGGCCATTCCAGCCTGGCGACCACGCAGCTCTACACCCATGTCGCGGTCGGCCGGTTGCGGGCGGTTCACGACCAGGCTCATCCGCGGGCCTAA
- a CDS encoding M23 family metallopeptidase: MLLVLAVCWVLLNAPPADAAGGRLQWPLRPRPAVVRAFDAPSPDWQPGHRGVDLAGSPGQPVYAAGDSTVVFVGVLAGRPVVSLAHPGGLHTSYEPVRAKVRTGQAVASGALIGELVAGHAGCPAGACLHWGAMWGPASRADYLDPLGLLASMPMRLKPLDGG; the protein is encoded by the coding sequence GTGTTGCTGGTCCTGGCCGTGTGTTGGGTGCTGCTCAATGCTCCCCCGGCGGACGCCGCGGGTGGGCGGCTTCAGTGGCCGCTGCGGCCCCGGCCGGCGGTGGTGCGAGCGTTCGACGCGCCGTCTCCCGACTGGCAGCCCGGGCACCGCGGTGTGGACCTGGCGGGCAGCCCGGGACAGCCGGTGTACGCCGCGGGAGACTCGACGGTGGTTTTCGTCGGTGTGCTGGCGGGCCGACCGGTGGTGTCACTGGCCCACCCCGGCGGCCTGCACACCAGCTACGAGCCGGTGCGCGCGAAGGTGCGGACCGGTCAGGCGGTGGCATCGGGTGCCCTGATCGGCGAGTTGGTGGCCGGCCACGCCGGCTGCCCGGCCGGCGCGTGCCTGCACTGGGGTGCGATGTGGGGTCCGGCGTCGCGCGCCGATTACCTCGATCCGCTGGGACTGTTGGCGTCGATGCCGATGCGGCTCAAGCCCCTTGACGGCGGTTAG